In Numidum massiliense, a single genomic region encodes these proteins:
- a CDS encoding iron-containing alcohol dehydrogenase family protein produces the protein MAQTVDIPTQLIIEHGAIDHLHRTDIYGWLEGRKIALISGTGETRKFTERIKEAVLPQAKDVQLLPAQDNALETINAIEREVLEAGSDMIIGVGGGRALDVAKVVGTRSNVTVLLMPTAVSNDAICSPVAVIKMSKRTSIGVHMPSAVIVDLDVLASSPERLVRAGIGDLISNRTALYDWDLAHRADQGKMYTFARLMANNAIEAFMNTIKSASLTETELLRALTESLVMSGIAMSVAGSSRPCSGSEHLISHALDYYCGGKALHGEQVAIGVLIAEYLQGRHHSEDNLRQYYKKLGLPLHYEQLGYTREEMWEAIRRAPTMRNRYTILNEYALTDAQIEQILTDVFPDESRLN, from the coding sequence ATGGCTCAGACGGTCGACATACCGACCCAACTAATTATCGAGCACGGGGCGATTGACCATTTACACCGGACAGACATTTACGGGTGGTTGGAAGGACGTAAAATTGCCCTTATCAGCGGCACCGGGGAGACGCGGAAATTTACGGAGCGCATTAAAGAGGCTGTCCTGCCGCAGGCGAAAGACGTGCAGTTGCTGCCGGCACAAGATAACGCGTTAGAGACGATTAACGCGATCGAACGGGAAGTGCTCGAAGCGGGCTCGGACATGATTATCGGCGTCGGCGGCGGCCGTGCACTCGACGTGGCCAAAGTGGTCGGTACGCGCTCCAACGTCACCGTCTTACTTATGCCGACCGCCGTGTCCAACGACGCCATTTGCTCGCCTGTCGCCGTCATCAAAATGTCGAAGCGGACGAGTATCGGCGTGCACATGCCGTCCGCGGTCATCGTCGATTTGGACGTACTCGCTTCGTCTCCGGAACGGCTCGTGCGGGCCGGCATCGGCGACTTGATCTCTAACCGGACAGCGCTGTACGACTGGGATTTGGCGCACCGCGCCGATCAAGGTAAAATGTACACGTTCGCCCGTCTAATGGCGAACAATGCGATCGAAGCGTTCATGAATACGATTAAAAGTGCGTCGTTAACAGAAACGGAGTTGTTGCGCGCGCTCACAGAATCGCTCGTCATGAGCGGGATCGCCATGTCCGTCGCAGGATCGAGTCGCCCGTGCAGCGGATCGGAGCACTTAATTAGCCATGCGTTAGACTATTATTGTGGCGGCAAGGCGCTCCACGGCGAACAAGTGGCGATCGGCGTACTCATTGCCGAATACTTGCAAGGGCGGCACCACTCGGAAGACAATTTGCGTCAGTATTACAAAAAGCTTGGCTTGCCGCTGCACTACGAACAACTCGGTTATACGCGAGAAGAGATGTGGGAGGCGATTCGCCGCGCCCCGACGATGCGCAACCGCTATACGATTTTAAACGAGTACGCCTTAACAGACGCACAAATTGAACAAATACTCACTGACGTTTTTCCGGACGAATCTCGCCTAAATTAG